From the genome of Vigna angularis cultivar LongXiaoDou No.4 chromosome 11, ASM1680809v1, whole genome shotgun sequence, one region includes:
- the LOC128194818 gene encoding pentatricopeptide repeat-containing protein At4g38010-like, with product MSKAGQCLKSVLLDLIHKSNGLRSFKQIHAHLLTSALVANDLVISKAAIFLGKHVTDVHYPCNFLKQFDWNLSSFPCNLLISGYASGHLPWLAILIYRWTVRNGFVPDVYTIPAVLKSCAKFYGIVEIKQFHSVALKTGLWCDIYVQNTLVHVYCISGDTVGAGKVFDDMLVRDVVSWTGLISGYVKAGLFNEAIALFLRMDVEPNVATFVSILGACGKLGCLNLGKGIHGLGLKCLFGKELVVCNAVLDMYMKCESVTDGRQMFDEIPEKDIISWTSMISGLVQCQYPSESLDLFCQMQGSGFEPDGVILTSVLSACASLGLLDYGRWVHQYIDQCRIKWDVHIGTTLVDMYAKCGCVDMAQRIFSGMPSRNIRTWNAYIGGLAINGLGREALKLFKDLIVSGAKPNEVTFLAVLTACCHSGLVSEGRKYFNEMSSPLYNLSPWLEHYGCMVDLFCRAGLVKEAVELIKTMPMSPDVQIIGALLSACNTYGNVGFTQEILKSLQNFEFQDSGIYVLLSNLYASNQKWADVRNVRRLMKQKGISKAPGSSIIRVDGKSHEFLVGDSNHPQSEDIYVLLDILANQIYSEGHINTLC from the coding sequence ATGAGCAAGGCTGGGCAATGTCTGAAATCGGTTCTCTTGGATTTGATTCACAAGAGCAATGGCTTGAGATCCTTCAAGCAAATTCATGCGCATCTATTGACTTCTGCCCTTGTTGCCAATGACTTGGTTATTTCTAAAGCTGCAATTTTTTTGGGAAAACATGTTACAGATGTTCATTACCCTTGCAATTTCCTGAAGCAATTTGATTGGAACTTGAGCTCTTTCCCTTGCAATTTGCTGATTTCTGGCTATGCCTCTGGACACTTACCCTGGCTTGCAATCCTGATTTATAGATGGACTGTTAGGAATGGTTTTGTGCCTGATGTGTACACTATCCCAGCAGTTTTGAAATCTTGTGCTAAGTTTTATGGGATTGTAGAGATTAAACAGTTTCATTCCGTAGCTTTGAAGACTGGCTTGTGGTGCGACATTTATGTGCAAAACACTCTTGTCCATGTGTATTGCATTTCTGGGGACACTGTTGGTGCTGGCAAGGTGTTTGATGACATGCTTGTGAGAGACGTGGTCTCTTGGACTGGCTTGATATCTGGGTATGTCAAGGCTGGGTTGTTTAATGAGGCCATCGCATTGTTTTTGAGAATGGATGTGGAACCTAATGTAGCAACCTTTGTCAGCATACTTGGGGCTTGTGGGAAATTGGGTTGTTTAAATTTGGGGAAAGGAATTCATGGGTTGGGTCTCAAATGTCTGTTCGGGAAGGAGTTGGTGGTATGCAATGCTGTGTTGGATATGTATATGAAGTGTGAGTCTGTCACTGATGGAAGGCAAATGTTTGATGAGATACCTGAGAAAGATATTATTTCTTGGACTAGTATGATAAGCGGGTTAGTGCAGTGCCAGTATCCCAGTGAATCGCTGGACTTGTTCTGCCAAATGCAAGGCTCAGGTTTTGAGCCGGATGGAGTTATACTTACTAGTGTGCTTTCTGCTTGTGCCAGCCTTGGGCTTCTTGACTACGGTAGATGGGTCCATCAGTACATTGATCAATGCCGTATCAAGTGGGATGTTCATATAGGAACTACATTGGTTGACATGTATGCAAAGTGTGGTTGTGTAGACATGGCGCAGCGTATCTTCAGTGGAATGCCTTCTAGGAATATCCGTACTTGGAATGCCTATATAGGTGGCCTAGCAATAAATGGACTTGGGAGGGAAGCATTGAAGCTATTTAAAGATTTGATAGTGTCAGGTGCAAAGCCTAATGAAGTGACATTTCTTGCTGTTTTAACAGCTTGCTGCCATTCTGGCTTGGTCAGCGAAGGCCGAAAGTATTTCAATGAGATGTCAAGTCCCCTCTACAACCTTTCTCCTTGGTTAGAACACTACGGCTGCATGGTTGATTTATTCTGCAGAGCTGGACTGGTGAAGGAAGCTGTGGAGTTGATAAAGACAATGCCCATGTCCCCTGATGTGCAGATCATCGGAGCGCTTTTGAGTGCCTGTAATACATATGGGAATGTTGGATTCACCCAAGAAATCTTGAAATCACTGcagaattttgaatttcaagaTAGTGGCATATACGTGCTTCTTTCTAATCTGTATGCCTCTAACCAGAAATGGGCTGACGTGAGAAATGTTAGGAGACTGATGAAGCAAAAAGGAATAAGCAAGGCTCCTGGGTCTAGCATTATAAGAGTGGATGGTAAGAGTCATGAATTTTTAGTTGGAGACAGTAATCATCCTCAAAGTGAGGATATTTACGTACTATTGGACATCCTTGCCAATCAAATATACTCTGAGGGGCATATTAATACCCTCTGCTAA